One Gemmatimonadaceae bacterium genomic window carries:
- the paaG gene encoding 2-(1,2-epoxy-1,2-dihydrophenyl)acetyl-CoA isomerase PaaG: protein MAYHFIIVEVDSGVMKITLNRPEVLNSFTLQMAQELREALGVARGERTVRAVLITGAGRGFCAGQDLAAVPVEGERKLDLGATVRQTYNPLITLIRKLEKPVVCAVNGVAAGAGANLAMACDIVIASENASFIQSFSKIGLLPDTGGTFFLPRAIGLPMATALMMLGEKITALRAVEIGMIYKVVAAEMLEVESTKLAKQLAQMPTKALGYTKRALNASLGNSLDEQLEVEEELQREAGRTHDFVEGMAAFREKRPPVFRGE, encoded by the coding sequence GCGTGATGAAGATCACGCTTAACCGGCCCGAAGTCCTCAACAGCTTCACTCTCCAGATGGCCCAGGAGCTCCGCGAGGCGCTTGGTGTCGCGAGGGGCGAGAGGACCGTTCGCGCGGTTCTCATCACAGGCGCGGGGCGCGGATTCTGCGCGGGGCAGGACCTCGCAGCCGTCCCCGTCGAAGGTGAAAGGAAGCTGGACCTCGGCGCGACCGTCAGACAGACATACAACCCGCTCATCACGCTGATCCGGAAGCTGGAGAAGCCGGTCGTCTGCGCCGTGAATGGAGTTGCCGCCGGCGCGGGCGCCAATCTCGCCATGGCGTGCGACATCGTGATCGCGTCGGAAAACGCGTCGTTCATACAATCGTTCTCGAAGATCGGATTGTTGCCCGATACCGGCGGAACTTTTTTTCTCCCGCGAGCAATCGGGCTGCCCATGGCGACCGCGCTGATGATGCTGGGAGAGAAGATCACCGCACTGCGCGCCGTTGAGATTGGGATGATCTACAAGGTCGTCGCCGCCGAAATGCTCGAGGTGGAATCGACGAAGCTCGCGAAGCAGCTGGCACAGATGCCCACGAAGGCGCTCGGCTACACGAAGCGGGCGCTGAACGCATCGCTGGGGAATTCGCTCGATGAGCAGCTCGAGGTCGAGGAAGAGCTGCAGCGCGAAGCCGGCCGAACGCACGACTTCGTCGAAGGGATGGCCGCGTTTCGCGAGAAGCGCCCGCCGGTCTTCAGGGGAGAATAG